In one Plutella xylostella chromosome 20, ilPluXylo3.1, whole genome shotgun sequence genomic region, the following are encoded:
- the LOC105384681 gene encoding zinc finger MYND domain-containing protein 10 has protein sequence MADKTIAVSALEVGELNLCIDSMEPKSIEDIGNQSWVDWHIRLQKLNQQAVLEATSMGEELTKETLISAGKLPVLVHEAICIQVWRQKIYPQILKLEPEPATTFGIYMVLYHEAAAVGLLETALFHEAGAQCLSDVTVDLLDYAIEQLTALVGLINSDYLKPEDVKKQLSESTLEELTRQKNDLQFDISMRCITIVRYIAEHMEAVGIGACIATGLYRTHDAPALLALLLQAEPWRRGEEVFECESVYTGKWVPSTPSSELHRSEAQLWLCLRQLLLQPRLAQHYRIDDTARATFCRLESKLSESVLDQIPPLAELKMFLCRLAVGDCAGLAANGVKSPGCTLVEIVPQIKDKYLKQVHKRAKSIAKAQLQYFHVDGSSSSRDAARRLLECYAGDAALALEGGRCAGCGEQAGRKCGRCSSEWYCGRECQVKQWAKHKELCDQLSQLLI, from the exons ATGGCTGATAAAACTATCGCCGTGAGTGCCTTAGAAGTTGGCGAACTGAACTTATGTATCGATAGCATGGAACCGAAAAGTATAGAGGATATTGGAAATCAATC CTGGGTAGATTGGCATATAAGATTGCAAAAATTGAATCAACAAGCGGTTTTGGAGGCGACATCTATGGGGGAGGAACTTACCAAGGAAACACTTATTTCTGCGGGAAAG TTGCCCGTGTTGGTCCACGAGGCGATCTGTATTCAAGTATGGCGGCAAAAAATCTACCCTCAGATCTTGAAACTGGAGCCAGAACCAGCCACCACTTTCGGGATCTATATGGTG CTGTACCacgaggcggcggcggtgggTCTACTAGAGACGGCGTTGTTCCACGAGGCCGGCGCGCAGTGCCTCAGTGACGTCACCGTGGACCTCCTCGACTACGCTATTGAACAGCTCACGGCTTTGGTGGGGCTTATCAA CTCCGACTACCTGAAGCCTGAAGATGTGAAGAAACAACTATCGGAATCGACCCTTGAAGAACTGACGCGGCAGAAGAATGATTTGCAGTTTGACATCAGCATGAGATGCATTACCATTGTGCG CTACATAGCGGAGCACATGGAGGCGGTCGGCATCGGAGCGTGTATCGCGACCGGCCTCTACCGCACGCACGACGCCCCCGCGCTACTGGCCCTACTACTGCAGGCTGAACCGTGGAGACGAGGCGAGGAGGTGTTTGAATGTGAGTCAGTCTATA CGGGCAAATGGGTGCCGTCAACGCCATCTAGCGAGCTCCACCGCAGCGAGGCGCAGCTCTGGCTGTGTCTGCGCCAGCTGCTCCTGCAGCCGCGGCTCGCGCAGCACTACCGCATCGACGACACCGCCCGGGCTACCTTCTGCAGG CTGGAAAGTAAGCTATCAGAGTCGGTCCTGGACCAGATCCCGccgctggctgagctgaagaTGTTCCTGTGTCGGCTGGCCGTGGGCGACTGCGCCGGGCTCGCGGCTAACGGGGTCAAGAGCCCTGGATGCACTCTGGTGGAAATAGTTCCGCAG ATAAAAGACAAATACCTCAAGCAAGTCCACAAGCGCGCCAAGTCCATCGCTAAAGCCCAACTACAATACTTCCACGTGGAcggttcatcatcatctcgcGACGCGGCGCGGCGACTACTCGAGTGCTACGCGGGGGACGCGGCGCTGGCGCTGGAGGGGGGGCGGTGCGCGGGCTGCGGGGAGCAGGCGGGGAGGAAGTGTGGAAGGTGCTCTAGCGAATGGTATTGTGGCAG AGAATGCCAAGTGAAGCAATGGGCAAAACATAAGGAGCTATGTGATCAATTATCTCAACTTCTGATCTAG
- the LOC105387235 gene encoding 60S ribosomal protein L7-like, whose product MVATTAKKPVKGKEDSKKLPAVPESVLKHRKRREALRTRRVQVTLKRRTAALKKRKTIFKRAEAYVKEYRIRERDEIRLARQARNNGNYYVPGEAKLAFVIRIRGINQVSPKVRKVLQLFRLRQINNGVFVRLNKATVNMMRIAEPYITWGYPNLKSVRELVYKRGFAKVKGQRVPITSNTIVEDKLGNKDIICVEDLIHEIFTVGDKFKYASNFLWPFKLNNPTGGWRKKTIHYVDGGDFGNREDKINELLRRMV is encoded by the exons ATGGTTGCCACTACAGCGAAGAAGCCCGTGAAGGGTAAGGAGGACAGCAAGAAGCTGCCCGCAGTCCCCGAGTCAGTGCTCAAGCACCGCAAGAGGAGGGAGGCTCTCCGCACCAGACGCGTTCAG GTCACCCTCAAGAGGCGCACAGCAGCACTCAAGAAGAGGAAAACTATCTTCAAGAGGGCCGAGGCTTACGTCAAGGAATACCGCATCAGGGAGCGAGATGAGATCAGGCTAGCCAGACAA GCACGCAACAACGGTAACTACTATGTTCCCGGAGAAGCCAAATTGGCCTTTGTCATCCGTATCCGTGGTATCAACCAGGTCTCACCTAAG GTCCGCAAAGTGCTGCAGCTGTTCCGCCTGCGGCAGATCAACAACGGCGTGTTCGTGCGCCTCAACAAGGCCACCGTCAACATGATGCGTATTGCCGAGCCCTACATCACGTGGGGATACCCTAACCTGAAGAGCGTGCGCGAG CTGGTCTACAAGCGCGGATTCGCCAAGGTGAAGGGGCAGCGCGTGCCGATCACCTCCAACACCATCGTGGAGGACAAGCTCGGCAACAAGGACATCATCTGTGTGGAGGACCTCATTCACGAGATCTTCACCGTCGGGGACAAGTTCAAG TACGCCAGCAACTTCCTGTGGCCGTTCAAGCTGAACAACCCCACCGGCGGCTGGCGCAAGAAGACGATCCACTACGTGGACGGAGGAGACTTCGGGAACCGCGAGGACAAGATCAACGAGCTCCTCAGAAGGATGGTTTAA
- the LOC105387234 gene encoding uncharacterized protein LOC105387234 yields MDICEERDNTKQCFAIPSHVVDKLNVVYNASNSMVILWNRFQIFVYENLNFDQVAIIFEPEFLIHEVFLTNNYLMCVDCSGNVHVTSLKFKNPAQKRFKSNFQAREQDIGVCALHKQDYVFSIKIELGVSYLLLNHLSADFPVCNKVLLKFNSQPPPLYKMHEKAILKSYEITEQDAEVLQSIFKNVHIERGCNLMIISFDGMTVYGGFFSEGLPEDETSLIQLHSCPSDICDIQITGGTTIKVVIGLKSGTLIVLPFELGQRKPQIIHLNASIFKFFAFDNSVLYTDGVTMWKSENTYTSEIQFRQLHLKLSRDFIKFGDQVVCVTFSNIIYLFQIDDESVYVKVFSENDYIPIEKVVPKCHQFDKITTELVKATRVAKEAEIESNYITAMALANRPDVMQKVIQYNVTVYEDYEEAIPKNNNDLILLTNKKCDYYDSESVLFLIKATLLEQFKLNDVISSLLRNLKLHVSFCNEDKLLKTVSVSIQDIVKQMNILIPLRVGNITSVTLKINLVPCMPGALDINQQIFIVLSKREVKFNSEHFFKSSPYSRNVICLQDSQISAEDAILRFAKSKYGDKFNIMEIQKQTEATEWTFYVKLPQNYSSRLKNKEIYYNIFNEAKAEFLYKKLSSDNFIQSRNPVLLEVHNHKVKLQMKADQFLGDLLKVSSEDMQVAQDFRNFMSNILYGTYEMQDSPSFFIPQSQYAVIEGLQRSLRSCLESLTEDEDRIRELADQFQKNVIGGLPF; encoded by the exons ATGGATATTTGTGAAGAAAGagacaatacaaaacaatgtTTCGCTATACCAAGTCACGTAGTTGACAAACTAAATGTTGTTTACAACGCCAGCAACTCGATGGTAATATTGTGGAATAGATTTCAAATATTTGTGTatgaaaatttaaactttGACCAAGTAGCAATTATATTTGAGCCCGAGTTCCTGATCCACGAAGTATTTCTCACAAACAATTATTTAATGTGTGTGGACTGCAGTGGGAATGTTCACGTTACTTCTTTGAAGTTTAAAAATCCTGCCCAAAAACgatttaaaagtaatttccAGGCCCGTGAACAGGACATTGGGGTGTGCGCACTGCACAAACAAGATTACGTATTCAGTATAAAAATAGAATTGGGGGTTTCATATTTGTTGCTGAATCATTTATCAGCAGATTTCCCCGTGTGTAACAAGGTCTTGCTAAAATTCAACTCTCAGCCACCTCCTCTTTACAAAATGCACGAAAAAGCCATTTTGAAAAGCTATGAAATAACTGAGCAAGATGCTGAAGTGCTACAGAGTATTTTCAAAAATGTACACATAGAGAGAGGCTGTAACCTTATGATTATTTCTTTTGATGGTATGACAGTCTACGGAGGCTTCTTCAGTGAGGGATTACCAGAAGATGAAACATCCTTGATACAACTACACTCCTGCCCCTCTGACATCTGTGATATACAAATAACTGGTGGCACAACTATAAAAGTAGTCATTGGACTCAAGTCTGGAACACTAATTGTTCTGCCTTTTGAATTAGGTCAGAGAAAACCACAAATTATTCATCTAAATGCCTCCATTTTCAAGTTCTTTGCATTCGACAACTCTGTCCTGTACACTGATGGTGTAACAATGTGGAAAAGTGAAAATACATATACAAGTGAGATTCAGTTCAGACAACTACATTTGAAACTTTCCAgagatttcataaaatttggGGATCAAGTTGTTTGTGTCACCTTCTCAAacattatctatttatttcaaatagaTGATGAAAGTGTTTATGTTAAGGTGTTCAGTGAGAATGACTACATTCCTATAGAGAAAGTGGTACCCAAATGCCATCAGTTTGATAAAATAACCACAGAATTGGTCAAAGCAACAAGAGTTGCAAAAGAAGCTGAAATTGAGAGTAACTACATAACAGCTATGGCTCTCGCTAACAGACCAGATGTTATGCAAAAAGTGATCCAGTACAATGTAACTGTATATGAGGATTATGAAGAAGCCATACCTAAAAACAACAATGATCTTATTcttttaacaaacaaaaaatgcGACTATTATGATTCTGAATCAGTTCTGTTCCTAATCAAAGCAACACTATTGGAACAATTCAAATTAAATGATGTAATCTCAAGTCTTCTCAGAAATCTAAAATTGCATGTATCATTTTGCAATGAAGACAAACTACTAAAAACAGTCAGTGTTTCAATACAAGATATAGTGAAACAGATGAATATCCTAATTCCTCTGAGGGTTGGAAATATAACTAGTGTCACACTTAAAATCAATTTAGTACCATGCATGCCTGGAGCATTAGATATCAACCAACAAATATTCATTGTTCTATCAAAAAGGGAGGTGAAATTCAATTCCGAACATTTTTTTAAGAGTAGCCCATATTCTAGAAATGTTATCTGTCTACAAGATTCACAAATCAGTGCTGAAGATGCAATTTTAAGATTTGCAAAAAGTAAATATGGTGATAAATTTAACATCATGGAGATCCAGAAACAGACGGAAGCAACAGAGTGGACCTTCTATGTAAAACTTCCACAGAATTATAGCTCAAGACTGAAAAATAAGGAAATATACTACAACATTTTCAATGAGGCAAAAGCGGAATTCCTATACAAGAAGCTGtcctcagataactttatTCAGTCAAGAAATCCAGTGTTACTTGAAGTTCACAATCATAAAGTGAAACTACAAATGAAGGCTGACCAGTTCTTAGGGGACTTGCTGAAAGTCTCAAGTGAGGATATGCAAGTGGCTCAGGATTTCAGGAATTTTATGTCCAACATTCTGTATGGGACATATGAAATGCAAGATTCTCCCAGTTTTTTCATTCCACAATCACAATATGCTGTTATTGag GGCCTCCAAAGATCTCTCCGCAGTTGTCTCGAGAGCCTTACAGAAGATGAAGACAGGATACGCGAGTTGGCTGATCAGTTCCAAAAGAATGTCATTGGTGGTCTTCCATTTTAG
- the LOC105387248 gene encoding transcription factor AP-2-epsilon isoform X2 encodes MNLYMQCHREERLGGGGLGLGGGGFRGGGQPSLADFQPPYFPPPFAPAPHAASPHHQQQSHGMEYSGGGNAEYAQHYAPQQLLPRHHTHHEPHSHLRHHRDHHDAIHAHHLSHGGFSYGGGERRADYGAREQHELALHHALHSAEETPNASMDDTTGFMTDLPLLKTMKGRDGLGGNGSCAPNDVFCSVPGRLSLLSSTSKYKVTVAEVQRRLSPPECLNASLLGGVLRRAKSKNGGRLLREKLEKIGLNLPAGRRKAANVTLLTSLVEAEAVHLARDFGYVCETEFPARALAEYLARQYAEHDARRRRDLLQATKQVTKELMDLLNQDRSPLCNTRPPHLLEPAVQRHLTHFSLISHGFGGPAIVAALTAIQNFLNESLKHLDKLYPQSGMVSSSMDKTKMDPDIKK; translated from the exons GAGCGcctgggcggcggcgggctcgggctgggcggcggcgggttcCGCGGCGGCGGGCAGCCCTCGCTGGCCGACTTCCAGCCGCCCTACTTCCCGCCGCCCttcgcgcccgcgccgcatGCTGCCTCTCCTCATCATCAGCAACAG AGCCATGGCATGGAGTACAGCGGCGGTGGCAACGCGGAGTATGCTCAACACTACGCCCCGCAGCAGCTGCTGCCTCGCCACCACACCCACCACGAGCCCCACTCGCATCTGCGGCATCACAGAGACCACCATGACGCGATACACGCTCACCAC ctgtcacaCGGCGGCTTCAGctacggcggcggcgagcggcgcgcgGACTACGGGGCGCGGGAGCAGCACGAGCTGGCGCTGCATCACGCGCTGCACTCCGCTGAGGAGACGCCG AACGCCAGTATGGACGATACTACGGGTTTCATGACTGATCTACCATTACTGAAAA CGATGAAAGGGCGCGACGGTCTCGGCGGCAACGGGTCTTGCGCTCCGAACGACGTGTTCTGCTCCGTCCCCGGCAGACTGTCGCTCCTGTCATCCACCAGCAAGTACAAGGTCACCGTGGCCGAGGTGCAGAGGCGACTGTCGCCGCCCGAGTGTTTGAACGCGTCGCTGCTCGGCGGCGTGTTGAGGAG aGCAAAGAGCAAGAATGGCGGTCGCCTGCTCCGGGAGAAGCTGGAGAAGATCGGGCTGAACCTGCCGGCGGGGCGGCGGAAAGCGGCCAACGTCACCTTGTTGACCTCCTTAGTTGAAG CGGAGGCGGTGCACCTAGCGCGAGACTTCGGCTACGTGTGCGAGACGGAGTTCCCGGCGCGCGCGCTGGCCGAGTACCTGGCGCGGCAGTACGCCGAGCACgacgcgcgccgccgccgcgacctGCTGCAGGCCACCAAGCAG GTGACGAAAGAGCTAATGGACCTCCTGAACCAAGACCGCTCCCCGCTGTGCAACACGCGGCCGCCGCACCTGCTGGAGCCGGCCGTGCAGCGCCACCTCACGCACTTCTCGCTCATCTCGCACGGCTTCGGCGGGCCCGCCATCGTGGCCGCGCTCACCGCCATACAG AACTTCCTGAACGAATCCCTGAAGCATTTAGACAAGTTATATCCCCAAAGCGGCATGGTCTCCTCATCAATGGACAAAACCAAAATGGACCCCGATATAAAGAAGTAA
- the LOC105387248 gene encoding transcription factor AP-2-epsilon isoform X1 yields the protein MTFRCVPTFQTVSNDSSATWERLGGGGLGLGGGGFRGGGQPSLADFQPPYFPPPFAPAPHAASPHHQQQSHGMEYSGGGNAEYAQHYAPQQLLPRHHTHHEPHSHLRHHRDHHDAIHAHHLSHGGFSYGGGERRADYGAREQHELALHHALHSAEETPNASMDDTTGFMTDLPLLKTMKGRDGLGGNGSCAPNDVFCSVPGRLSLLSSTSKYKVTVAEVQRRLSPPECLNASLLGGVLRRAKSKNGGRLLREKLEKIGLNLPAGRRKAANVTLLTSLVEAEAVHLARDFGYVCETEFPARALAEYLARQYAEHDARRRRDLLQATKQVTKELMDLLNQDRSPLCNTRPPHLLEPAVQRHLTHFSLISHGFGGPAIVAALTAIQNFLNESLKHLDKLYPQSGMVSSSMDKTKMDPDIKK from the exons GAGCGcctgggcggcggcgggctcgggctgggcggcggcgggttcCGCGGCGGCGGGCAGCCCTCGCTGGCCGACTTCCAGCCGCCCTACTTCCCGCCGCCCttcgcgcccgcgccgcatGCTGCCTCTCCTCATCATCAGCAACAG AGCCATGGCATGGAGTACAGCGGCGGTGGCAACGCGGAGTATGCTCAACACTACGCCCCGCAGCAGCTGCTGCCTCGCCACCACACCCACCACGAGCCCCACTCGCATCTGCGGCATCACAGAGACCACCATGACGCGATACACGCTCACCAC ctgtcacaCGGCGGCTTCAGctacggcggcggcgagcggcgcgcgGACTACGGGGCGCGGGAGCAGCACGAGCTGGCGCTGCATCACGCGCTGCACTCCGCTGAGGAGACGCCG AACGCCAGTATGGACGATACTACGGGTTTCATGACTGATCTACCATTACTGAAAA CGATGAAAGGGCGCGACGGTCTCGGCGGCAACGGGTCTTGCGCTCCGAACGACGTGTTCTGCTCCGTCCCCGGCAGACTGTCGCTCCTGTCATCCACCAGCAAGTACAAGGTCACCGTGGCCGAGGTGCAGAGGCGACTGTCGCCGCCCGAGTGTTTGAACGCGTCGCTGCTCGGCGGCGTGTTGAGGAG aGCAAAGAGCAAGAATGGCGGTCGCCTGCTCCGGGAGAAGCTGGAGAAGATCGGGCTGAACCTGCCGGCGGGGCGGCGGAAAGCGGCCAACGTCACCTTGTTGACCTCCTTAGTTGAAG CGGAGGCGGTGCACCTAGCGCGAGACTTCGGCTACGTGTGCGAGACGGAGTTCCCGGCGCGCGCGCTGGCCGAGTACCTGGCGCGGCAGTACGCCGAGCACgacgcgcgccgccgccgcgacctGCTGCAGGCCACCAAGCAG GTGACGAAAGAGCTAATGGACCTCCTGAACCAAGACCGCTCCCCGCTGTGCAACACGCGGCCGCCGCACCTGCTGGAGCCGGCCGTGCAGCGCCACCTCACGCACTTCTCGCTCATCTCGCACGGCTTCGGCGGGCCCGCCATCGTGGCCGCGCTCACCGCCATACAG AACTTCCTGAACGAATCCCTGAAGCATTTAGACAAGTTATATCCCCAAAGCGGCATGGTCTCCTCATCAATGGACAAAACCAAAATGGACCCCGATATAAAGAAGTAA
- the LOC105387248 gene encoding transcription factor AP-2-epsilon isoform X3, with amino-acid sequence MEYSGGGNAEYAQHYAPQQLLPRHHTHHEPHSHLRHHRDHHDAIHAHHLSHGGFSYGGGERRADYGAREQHELALHHALHSAEETPNASMDDTTGFMTDLPLLKTMKGRDGLGGNGSCAPNDVFCSVPGRLSLLSSTSKYKVTVAEVQRRLSPPECLNASLLGGVLRRAKSKNGGRLLREKLEKIGLNLPAGRRKAANVTLLTSLVEAEAVHLARDFGYVCETEFPARALAEYLARQYAEHDARRRRDLLQATKQVTKELMDLLNQDRSPLCNTRPPHLLEPAVQRHLTHFSLISHGFGGPAIVAALTAIQNFLNESLKHLDKLYPQSGMVSSSMDKTKMDPDIKK; translated from the exons ATGGAGTACAGCGGCGGTGGCAACGCGGAGTATGCTCAACACTACGCCCCGCAGCAGCTGCTGCCTCGCCACCACACCCACCACGAGCCCCACTCGCATCTGCGGCATCACAGAGACCACCATGACGCGATACACGCTCACCAC ctgtcacaCGGCGGCTTCAGctacggcggcggcgagcggcgcgcgGACTACGGGGCGCGGGAGCAGCACGAGCTGGCGCTGCATCACGCGCTGCACTCCGCTGAGGAGACGCCG AACGCCAGTATGGACGATACTACGGGTTTCATGACTGATCTACCATTACTGAAAA CGATGAAAGGGCGCGACGGTCTCGGCGGCAACGGGTCTTGCGCTCCGAACGACGTGTTCTGCTCCGTCCCCGGCAGACTGTCGCTCCTGTCATCCACCAGCAAGTACAAGGTCACCGTGGCCGAGGTGCAGAGGCGACTGTCGCCGCCCGAGTGTTTGAACGCGTCGCTGCTCGGCGGCGTGTTGAGGAG aGCAAAGAGCAAGAATGGCGGTCGCCTGCTCCGGGAGAAGCTGGAGAAGATCGGGCTGAACCTGCCGGCGGGGCGGCGGAAAGCGGCCAACGTCACCTTGTTGACCTCCTTAGTTGAAG CGGAGGCGGTGCACCTAGCGCGAGACTTCGGCTACGTGTGCGAGACGGAGTTCCCGGCGCGCGCGCTGGCCGAGTACCTGGCGCGGCAGTACGCCGAGCACgacgcgcgccgccgccgcgacctGCTGCAGGCCACCAAGCAG GTGACGAAAGAGCTAATGGACCTCCTGAACCAAGACCGCTCCCCGCTGTGCAACACGCGGCCGCCGCACCTGCTGGAGCCGGCCGTGCAGCGCCACCTCACGCACTTCTCGCTCATCTCGCACGGCTTCGGCGGGCCCGCCATCGTGGCCGCGCTCACCGCCATACAG AACTTCCTGAACGAATCCCTGAAGCATTTAGACAAGTTATATCCCCAAAGCGGCATGGTCTCCTCATCAATGGACAAAACCAAAATGGACCCCGATATAAAGAAGTAA